In the Onychostoma macrolepis isolate SWU-2019 chromosome 09, ASM1243209v1, whole genome shotgun sequence genome, one interval contains:
- the gtpbp8 gene encoding LOW QUALITY PROTEIN: GTP-binding protein 8 (The sequence of the model RefSeq protein was modified relative to this genomic sequence to represent the inferred CDS: inserted 1 base in 1 codon), which translates to MLRTKALPLLCTQIAGYPLVARRVHQLASIKRXVCAPERRRQALLYPFNSLEEHLSSQVSQEEFKIFYPSLEELRQAETLFTPSSKHSIDYSTSAVRLDHVPLLKQPEVCFMGRSNVGKSSLIRALFSLAPEVEVRVSKTPGHTKKLNFFTVGKAFTLVDMPGYGHNAPRDFVEMVEPYLLDRQNLVRTFLLVDGGAGLQKADLVAVEMCEEFNLPYVLAVTKIDRTRQGALLALALQLRDFIKNQTSTCFPQPFLVSSVQFSGIYLLRCFIAHVTGNLQLDAKRL; encoded by the exons ATGCTGAGGACAAAGGCATTGCCTCTACTCTGTACACAAATAGCGGGTTATCCTTTGGTAGCTCGGAGAGTTCatcagctggcctccatcaaac gtgtgtgtgctcctGAGAGGAGGCGTCAGGCTCTTCTGTACCCCTTTAACAGTCTGGAGGAGCACCTGTCTTCACAGGTCAGTCAGGAAGAATTCAAGATCTTTTATCCCAGCTTGGAGGAGCTCCGTCAGGCAGAGACACTGTTCACTCCCTCCTCTAAACATAGTATTGACTACTCTACTTCTGCGGTCCGGTTAGACCATGTACCTCTTCTTAAACAGCCAGAG GTGTGTTTTATGGGCAGAAGTAACGTGGGGAAATCTTCTCTCATCCGTGCCTTGTTCTCTCTTGCGCCGGAGGTAGAAGTGCGCGTCTCTAAAACTCCG ggccacaCCAAAAAGCTGAATTTCTTCACTGTGGGAAAGGCCTTTACTCTTGTAGACATGCCGGGGTATGGACACAATGCCCCACGGGACTTTGTAGAGATGGTTGAACCGTACCTTCTAGATCGTCAGAA TCTGGTGAGGACATTCTTGCTGGTGGATGGAGGTGCAGGTCTGCAGAAGGCGGATTTAGTTGCTGTGGAGATGTGTGAGGAGTTCAATTTACCTTATGTG CTGGCGGTAACTAAAATAGACAGAACCCGACAGGGTGCTTTGCTGGCTCTTGCTCTACAGCTTCGGgactttattaaaaatcaaaCCAGCACGTGTTTCCCACAGCCATTTCTAGTAAG TTCAGTCCAGTTTTCTGGGATTTATCTGCTCAGGTGTTTCATAGCACATGTAACAGGAAATCTACAGCTTGACGCTAAACGGTTGTGA
- the slc10a2 gene encoding ileal sodium/bile acid cotransporter, whose product MCEQPEPVCPINATICMGTSCLVPRDPFNDILNVVMSTTLTIMLALVMFSMGCTVEARKLWVHIRRPWGIFIGFLCQFGIMPFTAFALSLIFNVLPIQAIAIIIMGCCPGGSSSNVFCYWLDGDMDLSISMTTCSSLLALGMMPLCLLIYTTVWTTGDAIQIPYDSIGITLVSLLVPVCIGMYTKHRWPKAAKKILKVGSVVGILLIVIIAVIGGVLYQSSWTIAPSLWIIGTIYPFVGFGLGFLLARFVGQPWYRCRTIALETGMQNSQLASTITQLSFSPAELELMFAFPLIYSIFQLVVAGIAIGLYYSVKRCMRGTSAEEDGEGAQSTVEDQDKQNYALENGGFHTDENGNSENKDKGTKL is encoded by the exons ATGTGCGAGCAACCAGAGCCTGTCTGCCCCATAAATGCCACCATCTGCATGGGCACGTCCTGCCTGGTGCCCCGTGATCCGTTCAATGACATCCTCAACGTGGTGATGAGCACCACGCTTACCATCATGCTGGCCTTGGTCATGTTTTCAATGGGTTGCACTGTCGAAGCAAGAAAGCTGTGGGTGCACATCCGCAGGCCCTGGGGCATTTTCATCGGTTTCCTGTGCCAGTTTGGCATCATGCCTTTCACAGCCTTTGCGCTTTCATTGATTTTCAACGTGCTTCCGATCCAGGCTATAGCCATCATCATCATGGGCTGTTGCCCTGGAGGTTCCAGCTCCAATGTTTTCTGCTACTGGCTTGATGGAGACATGGACCTAAG CATCAGCATGACAACATGTTCTTCACTTCTGGCTCTGGGAATGATGCCTCTTTGTCTGCTAATCTACACCACAGTCTGGACTACAGGCGATGCTATTCAGATCCCTTACGACAGCATCG GAATCACACTAGTGAGTTTACTTGTGCCTGTCTGTATTGGGATGTACACGAAACACAGGTGGCCCAAAGCAGCCAAAAAGATCCTCAAG GTGGGATCTGTGGTAGGAATCCTCCTAATCGTCATCATTGCAGTCATAGGTGGTGTTCTGTATCAGTCCTCATGGACCATTGCTCCTTCGCTTTGGATCATCGGCACCATTTATCCATTTGTTGGCTTTGGTCTGGGCTTTCTTCTGGCACGCTTTGTGGGACAACCTTGGTACAG GTGCCGCACCATCGCTTTAGAAACAGGCATGCAGAACTCCCAGCTGGCCAGTACTATTACCCAGCTGTCCTTCAGTCCTGCGGAGCTTGAGCTCATGTTCGCTTTCCCCTTAATCTACAGTATCTTCCAACTGGTTGTAGCTGGGATTGCGATAGGAC TTTATTACTCAGTAAAGCGCTGTATGCGGGGGACATCGGCAGAGGAGGACGGGGAAGGCGCACAGAGCACAGTTGAGGATCAGGACAAGCAGAATTACGCCTTGGAGAATGGTGGCTTTCACACTGATGAGAATGGCAACTCTGAGAATAAGGACAAAGGTACAAAGTTGTGA